The Cognaticolwellia beringensis genome segment ACGATTTTTTAGTGCGGGTATCTAAATCAGTTTGTTTACGAAGCTGATCGGGTGAACTATAACGCTTGCGACCATAATCATTGTAATAACTATAATTTCGGCCACGGCCCCAATCACTATAACTCGTGCGTCGTGAACCAAATACGTCTCCCATCATCGAGTACATACCATACCAAGCCCAAAATGACATGCCATTAGAGCCAGACGTCCAACTTCCGTATGATGGATTGCCAATAAGTTGTTCTCCAGTGCCAAAGTCTTGCGCCTTATTGGCCGCCATACTTTGTGCTTTGGACATGGCATTAACACGCGGCAAAGTTCCGTCAGACATATCAGCTAAAACATTGAGTGGGTCGCTTAATGCATCAGAATATAAAACTGGATCGGCAGCTTGATACAGGTTTAATAGTTCATCATAAATAGCTTGAGAATTCTCAAACATTTGTGGTTGAGTTTTTACCGTGTTTAATCGATCAACTAAAGCAACAAACATCGGGCCTTTAGTGCCAGTGTCTTTTAAAAACTCGTCAATTAGCGGTTTATAACTTGGTTTACTTTGTAATAGTCTTTCTCCGTACTGGCTAATTAAATTAGCATTACGAACTTGCCCATTCGCCAGTGCTTTAGCAAGTAGTTCAATACGTTGTTCTGTGAGTGGAATTTGCTGGGTGATTTGCTCTTTTATTGGATCTGTACAAGCGAAGAGCAATAACGTCAGCAAGAGTATCATTAATTTTAGCGGCTGCATTCCTGCCATACTGTCCTCAAAAATGCTATGGTTATCATTCATTAATACCATTTATGACATATTATGTCTATTGTTTTAGGTATATCAATGAAATTAATTTATTGTCCATTATTAATTATTGCTCATTTGCCATTGTAGCTTTTATCGAGGATAACGTGTCTAATTCATCTGCTTTGCCTTTTCCGCCATTACTTGTAGACCAGCAAGCTAAAAGTTGGCTCCAGTTTTCTCAACAATATCCTAATGTTACCGACAACTTACCGCCAGAGCGTTTAGTGCTGTTTAAAAATGCATTAGCGTTGAGTGACTTTATTTTGCGTAGTGCTTTACAAGCCCCTGAGTTACTTGTTGAACTTTTTAACAGTGAGCAGTTACTCTCGACCCAAACACCTAACTATAAAGTTATGCTCGCTGAAGATGTAGATAAGTGCTCAACAGAGGAGCAACTGCAACATTGCCTTAGAATGTTTCGTTTAGAGCAAATGGTGCATATTGCCGTTGGTGATTTTCTGTTGGATATAACGCTTGATGAATCGTTAAAAAGACTGTCGTCGTTAGCCGATAACATGATAATTGCAGCCAATGATTGGTTATCAACACTGTGCCAAGAAAAATGGGGTGTACCGGTTAATTCTGCCGGAGAACCACAAAGTTTATTGGTCTATGGCATGGGAAAATTAGGGGGTCAAGAGCTTAACTTCTCATCAGATATAGATTTAATTTTTGTTTACCCTGAAGCCGGTGAAACACAAGGGCTTAGGCGTAGTATCGACAATCAATTATTTTTTACCCGTTTAGGGCAAAAATTAATTACCGCGTTAAATCAACAAACAGCCGATGGTTTTGTTTATCGTGTTGATATGCGCTTGCGACCTTTTGGTGAAAGTGGGCCTTTAGTGCTGTCGTTTAATGCCATGGAAAATTATTATCAAGATCAGGGGCGTGATTGGGAGCGCTATGCGATGTTAAAGGCGCGTTTGATTGGCGAGAGTGATTATCACGGACAATTGTCTAACATGTTGCGACCTTTTGTTTATCGACGCTATATTGATTTCAGTGTTATTGATAGCCTGCGAAGAATGAAAGCTATGATTGCTCAAGAAGTTAGACGCAAGCAGCTTAATAATAATATTAAATTGGGTGCTGGTGGTATTCGTGAAGTAGAGTTTATTGTGCAAGTTTTTCAGATGATAAGGGGAGGGCGAGATAGCGATTTACAGCACCGTAATTTACTGACCGTTTTACCATTATTAGTTACGCACGGTGAGATCACACAACAGAGCGCGAAAATTTTAACTGATAGCTATCGCTTTTTACGTCGTGTTGAAAACATTATTCAAGCGTTAAATGATCAGCAAACGCAAACTTTACCTGATGATGAATTAGACCAGCAGCGCTTAGTCACTATTCTTGCTGATGAAAACTGTAGCAATTGGACGACTTTTCTACAGCACCTTACTTTTCATATGCAGGGCATTCATCAACAGTTTGGAGAGCTTATTGGTGAGGAAAGTCCAAATCGTCAAGCGGTTGATCAATATTGGACAACTCTTTGGGATAGCCAATGGAGCGATGAAGAATCAATTGCTTGGATTGAGCAGTCGCCACAGTTACTAGACAATACAGATGGTGTTAAGTTTTCACATAGCGAATCGTTATGGCTAACGTTAAGAGATTTTCGTCGCGAAATGATTAAACGCAGTATGGGGAGTCGTGGCAGACATGTACTGGATAAATTAATCCCGACGGTGTTGTGGCATCTTGCTGAATTAAAGTTAACCGACCAAACCTTAGCGCGTGTATTAGGCGTATTAACAACAGTCGCAACACGTACCGCATATCTTGAATTACTCTTTGAGAATGAAGGCGCATTAAAACAATTAATTCATTTGTGTCGCAACAGCAGTTGGGTAGCAGAGCACATTGCTAAATTCCCAATATTACTCGATGAATTGATTGACCCTAAACTATTTCATCAACCTCCGCTGTTGTCTTCGTATGTCGCTGAATTGCGTGAAACTATGTTACGGGTTCCAGAGGAAGATCAAGAAGCACAAATGATCACTTTGCGCCAATTTAAGCAAGCTAAACAATTGCGTATTGCCGCGGCAGATATCACCGGTATTTTACCGCTGACTAAAGTCAGTGATCATTTAACTGCCTTAGCCGAAGCGCTTGTAGAAGAAGTCGCCAACTTAGCATGGCAACAAATGGCACTTCGTTTTGGTGTACCTAACAGTAAATTAGACGGTCAAGATAAAGGTTTTGCTGTTATAGGTTATGGAAAGTTAGGTGGGATTGAATTGGGTTATAGTTCAGATTTAGATTTGGTGTTTGTACACGATGCCGACATCGCTGAAATGACCTCAGGCGAAAAATCTATTTCTGCAGGACAATTTTATTTAAAACTTGCACAAAGAATGATGCACTTATTCAATACCCGCATGGCAAACGGCATTTTGTATGAGCTAGATATGCGCTTGAGGCCTTCAGGTAATGCCGGACTTTTAATGGTGCATATCGATACTTTTGGTCATTATCAGTCTAATGATGCTTGGACATGGGAGCATCAAGCGTTGGTTCGAACAAGAGTCATATATGGCCATGCAGCATTAGCGGCAAGGTTTAAAGAAATTAAGCGTGATATTTTAATGCGAACGCGTGATAAGGCATTGTTACGCGAAGATGTGATAAAAATGCGTGATAAAATGCGCCAGCACTTGGATAAATCTACTACGAGTGAAGTCGATATTAAACAAGGGCTTGGAGGTTTGGTTGATATTGAGTTTCTAGTACAGTATTTGGTTTTAGCACATTCTGCCCAACACCCTAAATTGAGTGACTATTCAGACAATATTAACTTACTTGAGTATTTAGCTAATATAGGCGTAATAACGGCACATCAGCAGCAGGCTTTAGTCGATAATTACTGTAAATTACGTGACTTTAGCCATCATGCGACCCTGCAAAATAGCTTGGCAATGATCCCCGCAGACGATTTTTCAGCTGAGCATAGTGAAGTTATGGTCATTGTTAAAGCGTTATTAAAATAGTTAACTTATTTAACTTATTTAGCTTTATCAGTTACTGCCTTTGGGTAATAACATGCATTCTTTGGCTAAGTAAGGAATGCTATTTTCTATCAAAACAATGGCGCGTTGCTGGTAACAAAAGTAGATTGAAAGGCCATTTTCAAAATGTCCTTCAATGGCTTTACCTACTTGATAGGAAGTGGTGATGATATTTTCATTAATTCTAAAAGCGTCTTTAACCAAAAAGTCACGATTAAGCCACCAAATCATCTCAAGATCATTTTCTTGGGCGTATTCAGATAACTTTTGATATAAAGTTTCGCCAAGGCGAAATGGATGATTGTCAGTGTTGCCGGTCCAATTTCTACGCAAAGGTCGAGTGATCAAACGCCTTGCTTCTAATATTTTTTCTAAATCACCTTCGGGATCTGGCAGGTAGACAATATTATTACGAATTTTTGGGCCTTTTCCATCCATCTCGCCGTGTAAATTGGCGTAATAGCGAGAAAGACCATCAGCAGCGGCATTTGTCTTTTTCTTAGCTTCAACCACTTCTTCTTTTGCTACTGATACTGGTTCTGCTTTCTCTTCATGATGACGGTCAACTTTTGTTGCAACAGCATCATCAGCCGCATCTTCGCTGAAGGAAAATAGCAGCTCTTGGTTAAGCCATAAAGCTAAGGCCAAGCCAATTAGCAGAAAACCTGAAACAATACTCAGTAGCCAAAATTTCATAAATTATTTACAGCTTATTTTACAATTTGAACAACACAATAGCTAACAATAGCTATTTATACAATGATGGATCATCTTCGTTAGGGCGAGTTTTAAAGCGGCGGTGTAACCACATATATTGTTCAGGTTTCACCATAATAGCTTTTTCTAGCTCTTGATTTATTCTCAATACATCTGTTGTGTCATCACCGGTTGGAAAGTTTTCCAACATGGGTTTGATCTCTAGTGTGTAACCGCTACCGTCGTCGTTACGTGTTGGTATCAACATGTGGGTTTGCGTATTTTTTTGTCGCGCAAAAATTAATGTACCAGTAGTCGATGCTGCATCGGGTACCGCGAAAAATGGTACAAAAACACTACGATTTCGACCGTAATCTTGATCTGGTAAATAAATACAGGCTTCACCTTCCTTTAATGCTCTAAGTAAGCCTTTGACATCACGTTTTCCCAGCATATATTTGTTCGAACGGCCACGACCTCGGAACTGAAAATACTCCATTAACGGATTGTTATGTGGTCGATAAAATACCACCATAGGATGTCCGTAACCAATGCCTCTACAGTTAATTTCGACGCTAAGATAATGCATAGCAAGTAACAGTATGCCTTTACCTTGTTTCTGTGCTTCTTCTATATGCTCAAGGCCAATAACTTTGGTTTTGCGTTTTACACGCCAATTCGGCCACCACCAACCCATGCCTGTTTCTAATAAAGCAATACCGGTATTCTCAAAATTACGTTTCAGCATAACTTGGCGTTCTGCATCAGGCATATCTGGAAAACAAAGCTCTAAATTACGTAAAGCAACTTTCTTACGACTTGAGCCTATTTTATAGAGTAAGCGACCGATTATTTTACCGAGAAATAGCTGGAACTTATAAGGTAGCCAAGAGATGGTATAAAGAATAAATACCCCAAGCCAAGTTAGCCAATATTTTGGTAATAGGTAAGACATTTTAAAATTTGGTTGTAAAACTTTGTTTTTACTCACGGGATGATTTCAACTCATTGAATTGCTTGTGATACAATATTGCTTATTATATCTGTTATAGGGTACAGGATGAAAGTAGATATTCCCGCTTTTGAAAAAGCGCGTGTTTTAGTCGTTGGTGATATCATGTTAGATCGTTATTGGTCAGGGCCAACACAACGTATTTCACCAGAGGCACCTGTGCCGATTGTTAAAATACATCAAGACGAAGATCGCCCAGGAGGCGCGGCCAACGTGGCGTTGAATATTGCATCGCTAAATGGACACGTAACTTTATTAGGTATTACGGGTAAAGATGAAGCGTCGACAACATTGCAAACACAGCTGTCAGCAATGAATATAAATTGTCAATTTATTCAATCTACCGATCACCCAACGATTACTAAATTGCGTATTTTAAGCCGAAATCAGCAATTATTGCGCTTAGATTTTGAAGAATCATTTGCTGAAATTGATAAACAGCCGCTTAATGAACAAACCAAAGCCTTAGTTGCTCAGCATGATCTTTTGTTATTATCGGATTACGACAAAGGCACATTATCTGAAGTTCAGGCACTTATTCAAATCGCTAAAGCACAAAATATTCCGGTATTGGTTGATCCAAAAGGCACTGACTTTTCACGTTATCGTGGCGCGACACTTATTACGCCTAACCTTGCCGAGTTTGAAGCCGTAGTGGGCCATTGCAAAAGTGAAGCTGAAATTGTGAGCAAAGGCCAAGCACTACTAAAAGAACTAGATTTAACAGCCATGCTAGTTACGCGAAGTGAGCAAGGCATGACCTTATTACGGCATGATCAAGAAGAATTTCATTTACCTACGCAAGCGAAAGAAGTTTATGACGTAACTGGCGCTGGAGATACAGTTATTGCCACACTAGCCCTTGCTATAGCGGCAAAAGCTGAATTTACCCAAGCGAGTGCTTTAGCTAATATTGCTGCTGGTATTGTGGTTGGTAAATTGGGTACGTCGACAGTCAGCGAAGCTGAATTGAGCGCTGAATTGTCATCAGGCCAAGAAAGTGGTTTTGGTGTTATGTCTGAAGGACAGCTAAAAATTGCCGTTGAATTAGCCCAAGCACGTGGAGAGACTATCGTGATGACCAATGGCTGTTTTGATATTCTGCATGCGGGTCATGTTTCATATTTAACAACGGCGAATACCTTAGGTACCCGCTTAATTGTTGCCGTTAATGATGACGCTTCAGTGACACGATTGAAAGGTCCTGGTCGCCCTGTTAACCCAGTAGATCGTCGAATGGCAGTACTTGCTGGTTTAGGCGCTGTTGATTGGGTAGTGCCTTTTAGTGAAGATACCCCGCAGCGGTTAATTGCCAATATATTACCTAATGTCTTAGTTAAAGGTGGTGATTATAAAGTGGAAGATATTGCTGGTGGTAAGGAAGTTATCGCGGCAGGTGGCGAAGTAAAAGTACTGAACTTTGAAGATGGAATTTCGACAACCAAAATTATTAACGCGATAAAGCGAGAAGATTAATTAGGTTTTAGTTCGAACATCGTCGTTCTTTCACATCCATGTGAACACGACATACTGTTCTTCGACGTACAAGGATGTACTAATGCCTAGGAAGACAGGATGTCAGAGAGAGGCCTGAACATAAAAAAGCAGCATTAAATGCTGAGGGACTAACAAAACAGGAGGGATAAAACCTCCTATTTTTCGTTGTAAGTTCTGATTTTAGTGGATTTTACACTGCTTTATTTCTTGGTAATTCATTACGTACCATCTATATATTATATAAATATCAAATAATTACGTAACAAATCTAAATACAAATCAATATGTGATTAACAATCCTTTTATAAATCATAAAGAGATGGCTACGCAATTTTAAGCACTATGTACTATAATTGGTATATAGGGGTGATTGTGGAGACTTAGATGAAGCGATTTTTGGTAATTGACACTGAAACTACTGGCTTTAGCCCTGCTTATCGCAAGGATAGAATCATTGAACTTGCTGCTGTTGAAATAATTAAGAAAACTGTCACCGCCAACAAATTTCAAACTTACCTTGATCCTGACGGTAAAGAATCAACCGATGAAGCATTTGATAAACATAAACTTCAAGATTCGTTCTTAAAAGACAAGCCAAAATTCAAAGATATTGCTCAAAACTTTTATTATTATATAAAAGATTCTACCTTAATATTTTTCAATCGTAAATTTGATTTTGACTTTTTAATTTGTGAATTTAAAAAAGCTGGTATTGATACCACTGAATTAGAAAAGCAAAAATCACGTTGTTTAATGATTGAGGCAACAAATCGGTTTAAGTTAAAGAGAAATATTAGTCTAGTTAAAGCTTGTAAACGCTTTGACATTAACTTTTAATCGTCTAAAGCGCATTCTGCACTGTATGATGCGGAAAAGACCGCAGAATTGCTTATTACGTTTGATAATCCAAAAATAAAACCATTAAGTAAAACACCTCAAGATAATAAACATAAAGCACCTGAAAAATTTCCAGTACCAAGAGCCTCAAATGGCATTCAGTTAAATTACTGCCGTAATACCTTTTGTGAAAACTATGGCGTACCAATCAAACAGCCTAAATTAGTTAATGGTAAACCAGCTAGGGGGCTAGATGATAATTATGAATTTCAATCTGTTAATACCAATGAGCGAAAATTAGACTTTAAATGCAAAAAATGCGGTTCATCTAGTTTCTTTGTTAACAACAGAGCTTTTTTAACTGAATTAAATAGAGTGCAATCATTATACTCACTGAAGATTAAAGCTTGTCCCAATACTGGCGAATTGCCTAGTCATGCAAATGAATTTACTGATGGTAGAAGATATCATTCAATCACTAAAAAGGTGAATGGTAAAGAACGAGAGTTCCAAAAACTCAAGCCTGTTTGTCTAAATTCAACCCTAAATATATTTGAACATCCTGAGTTATATCAGCTAAATGGTAGAGCCAAGAAAAAGGATATGGTAAATAGAAATAAAGTTATATTCCAAAGACCTCGTTCTCGCAGAAATAAGGAGCTTGCAGCTGGTTTTCTTAACTATAATGATTTCGACTCATAACAGGTTAAATGTAAACATTGTGCAACTCAGTTTAATATCAAACTCAACCCTCAAAAGGGGCAGCAAAATAGCCAAGTTAATGTTCAGCTTTTCATTACATTAATGCGAAAAGGTATCATTAATGGCTTAGTAGATACCTTGGAAATTGCGCCAAAAACAATTTATGGCAGAATAGCCTTCTTTCATCAGCAGTGTCTTCAATTTGAAGAATACCATACCCAAAAAAACCTCCATAAATTAAAGGGTAAGACACTTAACGTTAGTATGGATAAAATGAAATTTTATACTAATTGGAGAAAAGGTGGTGAAAGCAAAAGGATCGGTTTATCAAACTTATGTAGTGTTGAAAATGATACTCGCTTTGTTTTATCTAGCACATTGAATCTTGATCACACTTCTGATGATAAATTTATCAAACGTGAAGCCCGTAAATATAAAGATTCAGAAAAAGATAATTATAAACGAAGATATGCTCAGTATGTTATCTCTAATAATGATAGCTCACTAAAACCAGTAGAAAATGACGAACTAGCTACTAAAACGCCTGAAAGGTATTTGCTAGTACATCAAACCTATGTGTTATTAACGCACCTTGAAAAATTAAAACGATTTTATAATACGGTTGATCATGTAAATTTATTTGCCGATAACGATTCTGGCTTTGAAGGGGCTATACCTGCTATTTATCATGATTTGATAAAACAAGAACGGCTAACCGCGATACTGCTACGGAAATCTAAAGGGGTAAGTGATGAAAAAATTAAATGTGCAGACATCGAGCAGTTTTTAGTAAATTTAGCTCCAAAAGAAAATGTTAAATCACAATGGTATCGTCATCACGATATTATGCCAGCAACGCAAGATGTTGATTTCAAATTATTAACTCCTATTGATACAACCGCTTATTATAATGTTTCACTGCATGGTGTTGATAACTATTTTCAAATGTCACGTAGACGGATCAATATGGTGGAAAGACCGCTACCAACAGCAACGAGTAGTAAAAAATGGAATGGTTACGGGGCTTATAACCCCAAATATGTTGCCATGTTGTTAGATATTTTTAGGGTTTATAATAATTTTGTTTTAACCAATGAAAAATCACTCACTAAGAACAAATTTAAAAAGAACCAAGTCCCTAAAACACCAGCACAACACATGGGATTAGTTGATAACACGTTTAATGTGCAGGATATCCTTGAATTTAGCGTTGAAAGGTTGACTATCGTTAGAAAAATAAAGGAAAAATCGTCTATTAAGTCGAGCATCAAACCAGAGGTGTTTGAAGTTAATATTGAGCCTGAATATATCTCTTAAATTGTCAATAAAAAAGCACCTGCAATATAAGGTGCTTTTCTTGTTGGGATGTACGAAGGAATTATTGCTTTTTAAATCGTCTAGCCGCCAATCCCATTATACCTAGAGCAAAAATAGCTAAAGTTGAAGGTTCAGGAACTGCTGTGGATGATGAATTATTAAACTGGATATTATCAATTAAAGCCGAACCAGAATTACTAGCAACTTGAATTTCATCAAATAAGATACCTGTAAATCCGTAAAACCCTTGTGATGAATTGTTGGCAGAAGTGCTAGTTGAAAACGATTCAACCAATACCCCATTTAATAAAGCGTTAAATGTCGTTGTTTGAGGATTTGTAGCCAAGCCAAATGCAGCTTCGGTTTGATCATCACTAAAAAAGATTGAAAACGGATTAATAACTGGAGTGAAATTTCCAAGGTAATGACCTGAGATACCAGGAAATGAAGATGAACCCTGAGCATCGTATTTCAGACCACTAGTAAATGTTAACCCTAGACTTGCATACTGAGTGTCTACAACAGTATTTCCTGCAAATACAATCTCATCAAAAGTAATTGTATTATCTGATGAAGTTAAGCCAAAATTGTTTATTATTAATCCTGCATTTGCAATGCTACAAACAGTCAACATCAAACCTGCCGCAGCAGCCCGTAAAAATTTTAATTTCATGAAATATTCCTTATTAATCACTTTTCATTGATTTTGGATTGGTAGTGTAAAAATAAATTGTTATTAATTTATATATAAGCAATTATTAAGCCAGCTAAAAAAAATACTTATTTTTCAGGTGGTTGGTGTAATTTGGAATTAAGGGTAATTGACTTTTGTAAAAAAAACCGACACTAAACATATAAAAATCAATCAGCTAATGGAGGGGCAATAAAAAAGTTAATAATTGTAAGAGGTTGATATTATTGAATGGATATTTTGGCTGTGACAAGGTAATTAATTGTAATTATTCAAAATTATTAGTGATACGCATTAAGTTTTTATGAGTATAATTATTCTTATAGAATGTTTTTATTGGCTTTAACTGTTAACTGTTATTTGTTAATTAATTGGAGTGATATTATCACTCCAATTAGTTAGTCCCTCACATTAAATACTGCTTTTTTGATGCTAGTACTTATCACTTCAATACATGATAGGTTTTATAGCGTGGCCGTTAACCCTTGGTTAATGTCCGCTAAATCTTGCTCAGTAATCGTTCCGCCAGCGCGTTTTAGTGCTAATACATTTTGAATGTAATCATAACGAGTAGAAGATAAGTTACGCTTGGCGTTATATAGGTTTCTGGTGCTGTTAAGTACATCAACAATAGTACGTGTACCCACTTCAAAGCCTGCTTCAGTTGCTTTTAATGCGCTTTGTGCGCTCACTACTGATTGCTCTAATGAACGTATGGCTGATACTGCTGCGATTACCGTATTATATGCGTTACGTGTGTTTCGTACTACGTTGCGATATGCTTGTTCCATATTCTGGCTCGCGGCAACATAGTTGCTTTGTGCTTGACGTACACTGCTTGTTATTCCGCCGCCGGAATAAATAGGCACAGATAAAGCAATGCCAATTGAGTGACTATCTAGTGATGGGTTATTAAAATTAGTACCGTTGACTTCATTATCTTGATCGCTGCTACCGTAGCTGCCAGTTAAGCTTAATGTAGGGTAATGACCAGATCTAGCAATGTTAATATTTTCTTTGGCAATATCAATACTTATTCTTTCTGCGATTAATTCTAGGTTTTTAGCTTCTGCAGTTTGTTGCCATTCGTTAGCACTATCAGGAAATGGACGAGAGGTACTAAAGCGCTCAGTATTTAGAATATTTAAATCACGAGGATAAATATTGGTGATAACACGTAAAGCTTCTTCGGCATTAAATACTTTATTTTCTGCTCTGATTTCATCCGTTACGGCATTGTCATATTGCGCTTGTGCTTCATGAACATCGGTAACCGCAGTTAAACCAACAGAGAATCTTTGTTTAGTTTGTTCTAACTGGCGTTCGATAGCTGTTTTTTCAGCAATGGAAAACTCTAAATCATCTTTAGCGCTTAATACCTGAAAATATGCTTGCGTTACGCGGACAATTAAATCTTGTTTGGCTAACTGATAAGTAACATCACTTTGGTGGGCAACTTTCTTGGCATTATCGAGTTTTAACCAAGAGCTATGATTATATAACTGCATGTCTAAATTAATACCGTAGCGAGTCGTATCACTTTTATTCGTCAGAAGTAGGCCTGATGATTGGCCAGTATCTGATGTAGGAATAAATTCACTTTCGCTTTCTGTATAGCTTGCTGATGCACTTAATTGTGGCAATAATATAGCTCTCGCTTGTTCAATACCTTCTTCTGTCGCTAAAAATTGCGCATGCGCTCTAAGAACAACCGGATCATTGTTTTTTGCTTGCTGATATACTGACAGTAAATCTTCGGCATTAGCTAAAGAGCTACTTGCAGCACATGCAAAGCCAATAAATAGTGCGGTTATTGTTTTTTTCATCTTGAAGCGATTCCTGTAATAATGAACTTGCTATTATCTTTCTAATTGTAACTATCTTATCGCGAATAGGGAATTAGCTAAATAAAATAAGTGTTTAGGGAGGTATTCTAGTGTAACAAAATGTTAAGTGCGAGTGAATCGAAAATTATATATTTAAACAGAAGAGAGTTAATCATGAGTATGACCAAAGATCCTTTATTACGCTTTAGTTTAGCTGATGTAGAGGTAGTTGAAAAATCAAGAAAATATCAAGGTTTTTTCGCTATTGATGAGTATCTATTTCGTCATAAGCTTTATGCGGGGGGCTACAGCAAAGTATTAAAACGAGAGGTTTTTGAACGAGGAGATGCTGTTGGATTATTACCTTATGATCCGAAAACAGATTCGGTAATATTAATTGAACAATTTCGCTCAGGCGCATTGCGCAGTAACACAGGTCCTTGGCAATTAGAGC includes the following:
- the tolC gene encoding outer membrane channel protein TolC — translated: MKKTITALFIGFACAASSSLANAEDLLSVYQQAKNNDPVVLRAHAQFLATEEGIEQARAILLPQLSASASYTESESEFIPTSDTGQSSGLLLTNKSDTTRYGINLDMQLYNHSSWLKLDNAKKVAHQSDVTYQLAKQDLIVRVTQAYFQVLSAKDDLEFSIAEKTAIERQLEQTKQRFSVGLTAVTDVHEAQAQYDNAVTDEIRAENKVFNAEEALRVITNIYPRDLNILNTERFSTSRPFPDSANEWQQTAEAKNLELIAERISIDIAKENINIARSGHYPTLSLTGSYGSSDQDNEVNGTNFNNPSLDSHSIGIALSVPIYSGGGITSSVRQAQSNYVAASQNMEQAYRNVVRNTRNAYNTVIAAVSAIRSLEQSVVSAQSALKATEAGFEVGTRTIVDVLNSTRNLYNAKRNLSSTRYDYIQNVLALKRAGGTITEQDLADINQGLTATL